Proteins from a single region of Lentimicrobium saccharophilum:
- a CDS encoding TIR domain-containing protein — MDKSHNIFISHYGKDDKHVQALKARLNGKGYNIRNFSVDSTNHKDGRIPSKPVIERLLRMRINWSSTFICLVGPKTHTRAWVNYEIQKAVEQGKRIIGVYTHGSKETAELPKNLEKVASNLIGWNSIDKIGEIISGKNYPIENADGNVVTDSFDRPIIRC; from the coding sequence ATGGATAAGTCACATAATATCTTTATAAGCCATTATGGAAAAGATGACAAACATGTACAAGCCCTAAAAGCGAGGCTAAATGGTAAGGGTTATAATATTCGAAATTTTTCCGTTGATAGCACTAACCATAAAGATGGTAGAATACCATCAAAACCTGTAATTGAACGTCTGCTTCGAATGAGGATTAACTGGTCAAGTACATTTATTTGCTTAGTAGGCCCCAAAACTCACACAAGAGCATGGGTTAATTACGAGATTCAAAAAGCAGTAGAACAAGGTAAAAGGATAATTGGAGTTTATACACATGGCAGTAAAGAAACAGCTGAATTACCAAAGAATTTGGAAAAAGTGGCATCAAATCTTATTGGTTGGAATTCAATCGATAAGATAGGAGAAATCATTTCCGGTAAAAACTATCCAATCGAAAATGCAGACGGTAATGTCGTAACAGACTCATTTGATAGGCCAATAATAAGATGTTAG
- a CDS encoding ABC transporter permease, producing the protein MKEEFKIAWRNLWRNRRRTVITSASVFFAVFFAVIMRSYQLGTYDQMINNLIESFTGYLQVQHNKYQDNPLIDNSFDYDESTVEAISRLDKVVSVTPHLESFTLASNGIQTKGVAVMAIDPVKEKSFSDPESKLVKYRITEEAIKGLTDTGSVSDDLTDKLKMIPGRSYSSADRLKRELELTEEEADLYLPEILRFTEVANGYLTGDDAGILVSDRLAGYLKVSVGDSVILMGQGYHGVTATGIFPVRGIIKIPSPEIDNKLIVMTIPAAQALFDAEGKITSLVVNLTDKSSRTVKTVKARINALLPDKNTTARTWYELNPVLYQQIQGDNQSGIAMLGLLYFIIFFGIFGTVLMMVSERKREFGVLVAIGMQKRKLKRIVAIEMMLLGAVGLAGGLLAGTPLILYYYHYPFVLKGELANMMEEWGWEAVMPAAWFGPYFYWQAAIVALMVALATLYPLRKIEKMKETEALKG; encoded by the coding sequence ATGAAGGAGGAGTTTAAAATAGCCTGGCGAAATCTCTGGAGAAACAGACGCCGCACCGTCATTACTTCAGCTTCTGTTTTTTTCGCGGTTTTTTTCGCGGTAATCATGAGATCGTATCAACTAGGTACTTACGATCAGATGATCAACAATCTGATTGAATCGTTTACCGGCTACCTGCAGGTCCAACACAATAAATATCAGGACAATCCACTGATTGACAACTCATTTGACTATGATGAATCCACCGTTGAAGCAATTTCCAGGCTGGATAAAGTTGTTTCGGTAACCCCGCACCTCGAATCTTTTACTTTGGCATCCAATGGCATACAAACCAAGGGGGTGGCTGTGATGGCGATTGACCCGGTAAAAGAAAAAAGCTTTTCTGATCCTGAAAGCAAACTGGTAAAATACAGAATCACAGAGGAGGCAATAAAGGGTTTAACGGATACAGGTTCAGTTTCTGATGATCTAACGGATAAACTGAAAATGATTCCAGGCCGGTCCTATTCATCGGCCGACAGACTTAAGCGCGAACTGGAACTTACGGAAGAAGAAGCTGACCTTTACTTACCGGAGATTCTCAGATTTACGGAAGTGGCAAATGGATATCTTACCGGGGATGACGCAGGGATTCTTGTTTCTGACCGGCTTGCCGGTTATCTGAAAGTATCGGTCGGAGATTCGGTTATTCTTATGGGGCAGGGGTATCATGGTGTTACGGCAACCGGGATATTCCCGGTAAGGGGCATCATTAAAATTCCGTCTCCCGAAATTGACAACAAGTTGATTGTTATGACCATACCGGCTGCACAGGCATTGTTTGATGCGGAAGGTAAAATAACCTCATTGGTGGTTAATCTTACCGATAAATCAAGCCGTACAGTAAAAACAGTCAAAGCCCGGATTAATGCCCTGCTGCCGGACAAAAACACAACAGCCAGGACCTGGTATGAGCTTAACCCGGTCCTGTATCAGCAAATCCAGGGTGACAATCAGAGCGGCATTGCAATGCTGGGGCTTCTTTACTTTATCATTTTCTTCGGCATATTCGGAACAGTGCTGATGATGGTTTCCGAAAGGAAAAGGGAATTCGGCGTTCTGGTGGCCATCGGAATGCAAAAAAGGAAGCTTAAAAGAATTGTTGCAATAGAAATGATGCTGCTTGGCGCTGTGGGCCTGGCAGGCGGATTGCTTGCCGGCACACCGCTGATATTGTACTATTACCATTATCCGTTTGTACTGAAAGGAGAACTGGCCAATATGATGGAGGAATGGGGCTGGGAAGCAGTAATGCCGGCTGCATGGTTTGGCCCATATTTTTACTGGCAGGCCGCCATCGTCGCTTTGATGGTCGCGCTGGCGACACTTTATCCGTTGCGGAAAATTGAAAAAATGAAAGAAACAGAAGCCCTGAAAGGTTAA
- a CDS encoding nucleotide modification associated domain-containing protein, translated as MNEESIKKITDDVTAILLKKNAEYGGASFDLGLNGNMVHLWDKVKRYKSLIGCDKKEPNFESLEDTLKDIIGYAIIGLHILDDETIKDKIYG; from the coding sequence ATGAATGAAGAAAGTATTAAAAAAATCACAGATGATGTAACAGCAATTTTATTAAAGAAAAATGCTGAGTACGGCGGTGCAAGTTTTGACCTAGGACTGAATGGTAACATGGTTCATCTTTGGGATAAAGTAAAACGTTATAAAAGTCTAATTGGCTGTGACAAAAAAGAACCAAACTTTGAAAGTTTAGAAGATACTCTAAAAGATATTATTGGTTATGCAATAATAGGTTTACACATTTTAGATGATGAAACAATAAAAGACAAAATATATGGATAA
- a CDS encoding ABC transporter permease gives MMIWSIAWKNLWRNRKRSLVVIVAVTIGIISGVLLVGIMEGWINQRLHDAIYNEVSHVQIHNKEYLKNEEIDLTIKNYDQLTNGIDSLKELAGRVNRTRIFAMANTPWANTGVIIYGVDPEKERQVTEIYKKIVPGGGRYPDKQSPADILISDKTAGLLKLKQYIITDGVIAKLKEERIRADILAKLEKHKDKRFRSPGDFREMLKQEFNKRELDKAGRLITEYALDYRLRNKIQVTFSDLRGTPVQGIFRVCGIYKTTNTGFDQTAVFVNARELAKLYGGGEILNHEISILLKNIDDAGVVRDKLSRIADGNAVMTWKELAPDAALMHDFMIIYYFIFIGIIMLALAFGIINTMLMSILERTKELGMLMAIGMNRRRIFQMIMLETVFLTLVGAVAGMFSGWIITEILGKTGIHFSGWGEGFEAMGFAAKVYPVVPFGFFVFVTAMVVATAIISSLWPARKALRLNPLEALRTD, from the coding sequence ATGATGATTTGGTCGATCGCCTGGAAGAATTTGTGGCGTAACAGGAAACGAAGCCTGGTGGTGATAGTGGCCGTAACCATCGGCATTATATCCGGGGTGCTTCTTGTGGGGATCATGGAGGGCTGGATCAATCAGCGCCTGCATGATGCCATATATAATGAAGTATCTCATGTTCAGATTCACAACAAAGAATACCTTAAAAATGAGGAGATCGATCTCACCATAAAGAATTATGATCAACTTACAAATGGTATAGATTCTTTGAAAGAACTAGCCGGCCGGGTAAACAGGACAAGGATTTTCGCAATGGCAAATACGCCCTGGGCAAACACGGGGGTGATCATCTATGGTGTAGATCCTGAGAAAGAAAGACAGGTTACGGAAATTTATAAAAAGATCGTGCCCGGAGGCGGAAGATATCCTGATAAGCAAAGCCCGGCCGACATACTTATCAGTGATAAAACCGCCGGATTGCTGAAACTGAAACAATATATAATTACGGACGGCGTCATCGCGAAGCTCAAGGAAGAAAGAATCCGGGCAGATATTCTTGCAAAACTCGAAAAGCATAAAGATAAACGGTTCAGGTCGCCCGGCGACTTCAGGGAAATGCTGAAGCAGGAATTCAATAAAAGGGAATTAGACAAAGCTGGCCGGCTTATCACTGAATACGCGCTGGATTACAGGCTCAGGAACAAAATCCAGGTCACCTTTTCCGACTTAAGGGGAACCCCTGTCCAGGGAATATTCAGGGTGTGCGGTATATACAAGACCACCAACACGGGATTTGACCAGACTGCTGTTTTTGTGAATGCAAGGGAGCTGGCAAAACTTTACGGAGGAGGTGAAATCCTCAACCATGAGATTTCCATTTTACTCAAAAATATTGATGATGCCGGGGTAGTCAGGGACAAACTAAGCCGGATTGCAGACGGCAATGCTGTGATGACATGGAAAGAACTGGCTCCCGATGCTGCATTGATGCATGATTTCATGATTATTTACTATTTCATTTTTATCGGGATTATTATGCTTGCCCTTGCCTTTGGCATCATCAACACCATGCTGATGTCAATTCTTGAACGGACAAAGGAACTGGGCATGCTGATGGCCATCGGGATGAACCGTCGCAGGATATTTCAGATGATTATGCTGGAAACTGTTTTTCTGACACTGGTCGGAGCAGTTGCCGGCATGTTTTCCGGGTGGATTATTACGGAAATCCTCGGAAAAACCGGGATCCATTTTTCAGGCTGGGGCGAAGGATTTGAAGCTATGGGGTTTGCGGCAAAAGTATATCCGGTCGTGCCATTCGGCTTTTTCGTATTTGTTACGGCGATGGTAGTAGCCACCGCAATCATTTCTTCTCTCTGGCCTGCACGAAAGGCACTCAGATTAAATCCGCTTGAAGCACTCAGAACAGATTAA
- a CDS encoding outer membrane lipoprotein-sorting protein: MKTRFAFLHIFLLPLLGSTALLAQSLTATEIVKKADEKFNGEKSSYNVMTMTIIRPGWQRTIGFKSWALGRDFSLTLITDPPKEAGQTFLKRGAEMWSWNPVISRLIKLPPSMMSQGWMGSDYTNDDILRESSLVNDYIHEIAGEERIGERLCYKIRMTARENASIVWGRQVRWIDKNDFLVLKAELYDEDGYLVRTETGSDIKVMGGRTITSKIELVPEEEPENKTLIEIREIKYNIPIAESYFSQQNMKIVR, from the coding sequence ATGAAAACCAGATTTGCCTTTTTGCATATTTTCCTCCTGCCATTGTTGGGTTCAACGGCACTTTTGGCGCAGTCACTCACGGCCACCGAGATTGTTAAAAAAGCTGATGAAAAGTTCAACGGGGAGAAAAGCAGTTACAATGTTATGACCATGACCATCATCCGGCCCGGATGGCAACGGACCATCGGATTCAAGAGCTGGGCGCTGGGCAGGGATTTCTCCCTCACACTGATCACAGACCCGCCCAAAGAAGCAGGCCAGACATTCCTCAAAAGAGGCGCTGAGATGTGGAGCTGGAATCCTGTAATCAGCAGGCTGATAAAACTGCCGCCTTCCATGATGTCGCAGGGCTGGATGGGATCGGATTACACAAACGACGATATCCTGAGGGAATCCTCACTGGTAAATGACTATATCCACGAAATTGCCGGAGAAGAGCGCATCGGGGAGCGCCTGTGTTACAAAATCAGGATGACAGCAAGGGAAAATGCCTCCATTGTCTGGGGCAGGCAGGTAAGATGGATTGATAAAAATGATTTTCTGGTATTAAAGGCGGAATTGTACGATGAAGACGGCTACCTGGTGAGAACTGAAACCGGTTCGGATATTAAAGTAATGGGCGGAAGAACCATAACCTCAAAAATCGAACTGGTGCCTGAGGAAGAGCCGGAAAATAAAACCCTGATTGAGATCAGGGAAATTAAATACAATATTCCGATCGCTGAAAGTTATTTTTCTCAGCAGAACATGAAAATTGTGCGTTGA
- a CDS encoding MFS transporter, whose translation MAPAFEKDRQYYKFCAYGFFKNLRFFEPFLLLFFLEKGLNFLEIGTLYAIQEITINIFEIPTGVLADSLGRRRSMISAFAFYILSFIIFFFSSSYWMFVVAILFYAYGDAFRTGTHKAMIFEYLKIKGWKDQKVHYYGHTRSWSQMGSAVSAMMAALIVFHSGSYRTVFLFSVFPYIIDLVLMTTYPKMLDGQRKLLHKGDLLRNFSSTIRDFIYSFRNTGILKAILTQAVYTGYYKAVKDYIQPVLKTFALSIPLFLYLETKQRAALMVGLVYSVIYLLTSYFSRNSGRFAGRFTNLSRPLNVTMLIGLLMGLVSGFLFHYTFYLVAVIFYTGIYLIENLRKPIGISVVAERLEKDVLATALSAESQAETLFAALIAPVLGFTADRLGVGVALMVVSAGLILLMPLYSASVKGYRQREA comes from the coding sequence ATGGCACCTGCATTTGAAAAGGACCGGCAGTATTATAAATTCTGCGCTTACGGGTTTTTCAAAAACCTGCGGTTTTTCGAACCTTTTCTGTTGCTATTTTTTCTCGAAAAAGGGCTGAACTTTCTCGAAATCGGCACTCTATATGCCATTCAGGAGATTACCATCAATATTTTTGAAATACCTACCGGAGTGCTTGCCGACAGTTTGGGACGACGACGAAGCATGATCTCGGCTTTTGCTTTTTACATCCTTTCATTTATAATTTTCTTTTTTTCATCATCTTACTGGATGTTTGTTGTGGCCATCCTTTTTTACGCTTATGGCGATGCATTCCGCACCGGCACCCACAAAGCCATGATCTTTGAATATCTTAAAATCAAGGGATGGAAGGATCAGAAAGTACATTATTACGGGCATACGCGCTCATGGTCACAAATGGGATCGGCAGTTTCTGCAATGATGGCAGCGCTCATAGTCTTTCACTCCGGAAGTTACCGTACGGTCTTCCTCTTCTCGGTTTTCCCCTATATTATTGATCTGGTGCTGATGACAACCTATCCAAAGATGCTGGATGGTCAAAGGAAACTGTTACATAAAGGTGACCTGCTCCGGAATTTCAGCAGCACCATCCGGGACTTTATTTATTCATTCCGGAACACCGGGATACTGAAGGCCATCCTAACGCAGGCGGTTTACACGGGCTATTACAAGGCCGTGAAAGATTATATACAGCCGGTACTTAAAACATTCGCCCTCAGCATACCCTTGTTTCTTTACCTGGAAACTAAACAACGCGCTGCGTTGATGGTAGGACTCGTTTATTCGGTAATTTATTTGCTGACTTCTTACTTTTCTCGAAACTCCGGCCGCTTTGCCGGGCGTTTCACCAATTTATCGCGTCCGCTGAATGTCACTATGCTGATTGGTTTACTGATGGGGCTGGTGAGCGGCTTCCTGTTCCATTATACATTTTATCTGGTTGCAGTAATATTTTATACAGGAATATACCTGATTGAAAACCTGCGTAAACCCATAGGGATATCTGTTGTAGCCGAACGTTTGGAAAAAGATGTACTGGCCACGGCACTTTCGGCAGAATCTCAGGCAGAAACACTTTTTGCAGCCTTGATTGCCCCGGTGTTGGGTTTCACCGCCGACCGCCTGGGTGTTGGTGTTGCGCTGATGGTAGTTTCCGCCGGTCTGATCCTGTTGATGCCGCTTTACAGCGCGTCTGTAAAAGGCTACAGGCAAAGAGAGGCTTAA
- a CDS encoding VOC family protein has protein sequence MGTQINGIQQLGVGVTDIQEAFAWYRRYFGMDIKMFEEAAMAELMLPHTEGEPRERHAILALNLEGGGGFEIWQHTGKKPEYPAFELKLGDLGIFAGKLKTADVQKAYNYFRTLNLNLLSGITTDPEGKQHFYLKDVYNNTWEVCSEPYVFKKQKSVTGGVYGAVIGVQDMEASLPVYQQILGYDRVAYDVSGQFDDLQGLAGSEGRFRRVLLRHSHTPDGAFSPMFGPSCIELLQVLDRQPRSIYEGRLWGDPGFIHLCYDINGMDELREEVKERGFPFTVDSARDMDTFDMGEAAGSFSYIQAPEGTLIEFVETHKIPLVKRLGWSLDLTKRKPGPLPRWMFSLFSLMRVK, from the coding sequence ATGGGAACACAAATCAACGGAATTCAGCAACTGGGGGTGGGCGTCACTGACATTCAGGAGGCATTCGCCTGGTACCGCCGGTATTTCGGGATGGATATCAAGATGTTTGAAGAGGCGGCCATGGCAGAGCTGATGCTGCCCCATACCGAGGGCGAGCCCCGCGAACGACATGCCATTCTTGCCCTGAACCTCGAAGGGGGCGGCGGATTTGAAATCTGGCAGCACACCGGGAAAAAGCCCGAATACCCCGCGTTTGAGCTGAAATTGGGCGACCTGGGCATCTTTGCCGGCAAGCTGAAAACCGCCGATGTACAGAAGGCCTATAATTACTTCAGGACGTTGAACCTCAATCTGCTAAGCGGCATCACCACCGATCCGGAAGGGAAGCAGCATTTCTACCTGAAAGATGTTTATAATAATACCTGGGAGGTTTGCAGCGAGCCTTATGTATTTAAGAAGCAGAAATCAGTCACCGGGGGCGTGTACGGCGCGGTGATCGGTGTGCAGGATATGGAAGCCAGTCTGCCGGTTTATCAGCAAATCCTGGGCTACGATCGGGTGGCTTACGATGTGAGCGGACAGTTTGACGACCTGCAGGGGCTTGCGGGGAGCGAGGGACGGTTTCGCCGGGTATTGCTCCGCCATTCGCATACGCCCGACGGGGCTTTCAGTCCGATGTTCGGCCCCTCGTGCATTGAGTTGTTGCAGGTACTCGACCGGCAACCCCGTTCCATTTACGAGGGCAGGCTCTGGGGCGATCCCGGATTTATCCACCTCTGCTACGACATCAACGGCATGGACGAACTGCGCGAAGAGGTAAAGGAGAGGGGTTTCCCGTTTACCGTCGACAGCGCCCGCGATATGGATACTTTTGATATGGGGGAGGCCGCCGGCAGCTTCAGCTATATTCAGGCGCCCGAAGGCACTTTGATTGAATTTGTGGAAACCCACAAGATCCCCCTGGTCAAGCGCCTGGGCTGGTCCCTCGACCTTACCAAACGCAAACCCGGCCCCCTGCCACGCTGGATGTTCAGCCTCTTCAGCCTGATGCGGGTGAAGTAA
- a CDS encoding Nmad2 family putative nucleotide modification protein yields MKIYSYMIDHDFGLAPNPFGQYCTIAVCKPNIRKSKNLKIGDWIIGTGSKSLEKSSGIKSVSKLIYAMKVTEIIKLNEYFIDPRFEYKKPNMNGTLMTLFGDNFYFLDESDNWAQLDCAHRNKDGIYNEEHVRKDIGGENALISDLFYYFGQNAPQIPDYLKSVCHTTQGVKIVRPEELANQFIEWLQSNFQTGLQGLPISWTKYEK; encoded by the coding sequence ATGAAAATCTATTCTTACATGATTGACCATGATTTTGGGTTGGCTCCAAATCCATTTGGACAATATTGTACGATTGCTGTTTGTAAACCCAATATCAGAAAAAGTAAAAATCTTAAGATTGGTGATTGGATTATTGGAACCGGTTCAAAATCACTTGAAAAATCTTCAGGCATTAAGTCCGTTTCAAAACTTATCTATGCAATGAAGGTAACTGAAATTATTAAATTAAATGAGTATTTTATAGACCCAAGATTTGAATACAAAAAACCAAATATGAATGGAACCTTGATGACTTTATTTGGTGATAATTTCTATTTCCTTGATGAATCAGATAACTGGGCACAACTTGATTGTGCGCATAGAAATAAAGACGGGATTTATAATGAAGAACATGTAAGAAAAGATATTGGGGGTGAGAATGCTTTGATTTCAGATTTGTTCTATTATTTTGGTCAAAATGCACCTCAGATACCTGATTACTTAAAAAGTGTATGCCATACTACGCAAGGCGTTAAGATTGTGAGACCTGAAGAATTAGCAAACCAATTTATTGAATGGTTGCAATCCAATTTTCAAACAGGCTTGCAAGGACTGCCAATTAGCTGGACTAAATATGAAAAATAA
- a CDS encoding thymidylate synthase — protein sequence MYTAEYTGINSFIVGASTLLLNDGVKRKTRDKVCIELPEPFMFKITNPTARLVTISERKWNPILPFAESLWLAIGRNDLEFMGHYLKSMKNFPDDGEFLRGGYGPRFRKFNGINDDYKIGNPYNIDIAKLTKSEVDQFSFICKSFEKDKFTRQAIINIGDPPKDCFDKEGNLKITKDFPCTRLLHFQKQPKANKLNLTVYMRSNDLLWGASAVNIFNFTFMLEYFSQILGLEIGEYYHIANNFHYYEEFEDMVQSISQVKNVTDSQFEYSKSFYNLSEFDEKINLLKSEEDKLRQGNYADLIDFEDDFFNDWYKTFYAFNTHKEVTFSNPILNQLFLKYMPYE from the coding sequence ATGTATACAGCCGAGTACACAGGAATCAACTCTTTTATAGTGGGTGCTTCGACTCTGCTTTTAAACGATGGAGTCAAAAGAAAAACAAGAGATAAGGTTTGTATTGAACTACCTGAACCATTCATGTTTAAAATTACTAATCCAACAGCAAGGTTAGTAACCATATCTGAAAGAAAATGGAACCCAATTTTACCTTTTGCTGAATCATTGTGGTTAGCAATTGGAAGAAATGATTTAGAATTTATGGGCCATTATTTGAAAAGCATGAAAAATTTCCCCGATGATGGTGAATTTTTACGTGGTGGTTATGGTCCAAGGTTTAGAAAATTCAATGGAATAAATGATGATTACAAAATTGGCAATCCTTATAATATTGATATTGCAAAACTAACTAAATCAGAAGTTGACCAATTTAGTTTCATTTGTAAAAGTTTTGAGAAAGATAAGTTTACAAGACAGGCAATTATCAATATTGGAGACCCGCCCAAAGATTGTTTTGACAAAGAAGGTAATTTAAAAATAACAAAGGATTTTCCTTGTACAAGACTTCTGCATTTTCAGAAACAGCCAAAAGCAAACAAACTTAATTTAACTGTTTACATGAGGTCAAATGACCTTTTATGGGGAGCAAGTGCAGTTAATATTTTCAATTTCACTTTCATGCTTGAATACTTCTCGCAAATATTAGGCTTAGAAATTGGAGAATATTATCACATAGCAAATAATTTCCATTATTATGAAGAATTTGAAGATATGGTTCAATCCATTTCTCAAGTTAAAAATGTAACAGACTCTCAATTTGAGTACTCAAAGTCATTTTACAATTTATCAGAGTTTGACGAGAAAATAAATCTGCTTAAAAGTGAAGAGGATAAACTAAGACAAGGCAATTATGCGGATTTAATTGATTTTGAAGATGACTTTTTTAATGATTGGTATAAAACATTTTATGCTTTCAACACACATAAAGAAGTAACTTTTTCAAATCCAATATTGAATCAATTATTTTTAAAATATATGCCTTATGAATGA
- the nth gene encoding endonuclease III produces the protein MSRLSKPERFKAVIGWFEQNMPVAETELHYDNPYELIVAVILSAQCTDKRVNMITPPFFRRYPDAEALAAAEVEDIFELIRSCSYPNNKAKHLSGMARMLVNDFGGVVPDDVETLQRLPGVGRKTANVIASVAFNMPAMAVDTHVHRVSARIGLTYRAKNPLETERQLVKYIPESKLAIAHHWLILHGRYVCIARKPKCSECGLREWCRYYQTKAQDAPRKDAMTQ, from the coding sequence ATGTCCCGACTCAGTAAACCCGAACGCTTCAAGGCCGTGATCGGCTGGTTTGAACAAAATATGCCGGTAGCCGAAACGGAGTTGCATTATGACAATCCATACGAACTGATCGTAGCCGTAATCCTCTCGGCCCAGTGTACCGACAAGCGGGTGAATATGATCACGCCCCCGTTTTTCAGGCGTTACCCGGATGCGGAAGCGCTGGCTGCCGCTGAAGTGGAGGATATTTTTGAGCTGATCCGTTCGTGTTCATATCCCAACAACAAGGCTAAGCACTTGTCGGGCATGGCCCGGATGCTGGTAAATGACTTTGGCGGAGTGGTGCCTGACGATGTGGAAACATTGCAGCGGCTGCCGGGCGTGGGCCGAAAGACCGCCAATGTGATTGCTTCCGTGGCTTTCAACATGCCTGCCATGGCTGTGGATACGCATGTGCACCGGGTTTCGGCACGTATAGGACTGACTTACAGGGCCAAGAACCCTCTTGAAACGGAAAGGCAGCTGGTGAAATATATTCCTGAGTCAAAGCTGGCCATTGCCCACCACTGGCTGATCCTCCACGGCCGCTATGTGTGCATCGCCCGCAAACCCAAATGCAGTGAATGCGGATTAAGGGAATGGTGCAGGTATTATCAGACTAAAGCGCAGGATGCCCCGCGCAAAGACGCAATGACGCAATGA
- a CDS encoding ABC transporter ATP-binding protein, whose product MKILELKNVNKIYNSTEVKVHAVNNVSLDFEEAEFAAIVGPSGSGKTTLLNLIGGLDMPTSGEIIIDGTNLAELKPSQLIDFRLNNIGFVFQSYNLVPVLTARENVEFIMTLQKWPKQKKDERTLELLTAVGLGDRINSRPAKLSGGQQQRVAVARALASRPKFVLADEPTANLDSRAATNLLEIMKKLNQEERITFIFSTHDPRVVKMAHRIITLEDGKVVSDDNRE is encoded by the coding sequence ATGAAAATCCTCGAACTGAAAAATGTAAATAAGATATACAATTCCACAGAGGTTAAGGTCCACGCAGTGAATAATGTAAGTCTGGACTTTGAGGAAGCTGAATTTGCGGCAATCGTGGGCCCTTCAGGTTCGGGCAAAACCACCCTGCTGAACCTGATTGGCGGACTTGACATGCCCACTTCGGGTGAAATTATTATAGACGGCACCAACCTTGCGGAACTTAAACCTTCGCAACTGATCGACTTCAGATTGAATAACATCGGATTTGTATTTCAATCCTATAACCTGGTGCCGGTACTCACGGCGAGGGAAAATGTAGAGTTTATCATGACGCTACAGAAATGGCCTAAGCAAAAAAAGGATGAGCGGACCCTTGAGTTGTTAACGGCCGTAGGCCTGGGCGACAGGATCAACAGCCGGCCTGCAAAACTTTCGGGTGGGCAGCAACAGCGCGTAGCGGTGGCCAGAGCGCTTGCATCAAGACCGAAATTTGTGCTGGCCGATGAGCCCACGGCAAATCTTGATTCAAGGGCGGCGACAAATCTTCTTGAAATCATGAAAAAACTCAACCAGGAAGAAAGAATAACCTTTATTTTTTCAACACATGACCCCCGCGTGGTTAAGATGGCTCACCGCATCATCACGCTTGAAGACGGGAAAGTCGTGTCGGATGATAATCGTGAATAA